One genomic region from Jilunia laotingensis encodes:
- the gpmA gene encoding 2,3-diphosphoglycerate-dependent phosphoglycerate mutase — translation MKKIVLLRHGESAWNKENRFTGWTDVDLTEKGIEEANKAGVLLKENGFEFDKAYTSYLKRAVKTLNCVLDKLDQDWIPVEKTWRLNEKHYGDLQGLNKAETAAKYGDEQVLVWRRSYDVAPHALAEDDRRNPCFDPRYREVPNRELPRTESLKETIERIMPYWECIIFPNLMTADQLLIVAHGNSLRAIIKHLKHISDEEIVKLNLPTAVPYVFEFDDDLNLVNDYLLGDPEEIRKLMEAVANQGKKK, via the coding sequence ATGAAAAAAATAGTTTTGCTCCGTCATGGAGAGAGTGCATGGAATAAAGAAAATCGTTTTACCGGTTGGACGGATGTAGATCTGACTGAGAAGGGAATCGAAGAGGCAAATAAGGCGGGCGTACTGTTGAAGGAAAACGGTTTTGAATTTGATAAAGCTTATACTTCTTATCTGAAACGTGCTGTCAAAACATTGAACTGTGTATTAGATAAACTCGATCAGGATTGGATTCCAGTGGAGAAAACTTGGCGCTTGAATGAGAAACATTATGGTGATTTACAGGGTCTGAATAAGGCGGAAACTGCCGCTAAATATGGAGATGAACAGGTATTGGTATGGCGTCGTAGCTATGATGTTGCACCCCATGCTCTTGCAGAAGATGATCGAAGGAATCCCTGTTTTGATCCTCGTTACCGGGAAGTTCCCAATAGAGAGTTGCCTCGTACTGAATCGCTTAAAGAAACCATAGAACGGATTATGCCTTACTGGGAATGCATTATTTTCCCAAATCTTATGACAGCGGATCAACTGCTTATAGTAGCCCATGGAAATAGTTTGCGTGCCATCATTAAGCATTTGAAACACATCTCCGATGAAGAGATTGTGAAACTGAACCTTCCGACAGCGGTCCCCTATGTTTTCGAATTCGATGATGACCTAAATCTAGTGAATGATTATCTGTTGGGTGATCCTGAAGAAATACGAAAACTGATGGAAGCGGTTGCCAATCAGGGAAAAAAGAAATAA